From the Candidatus Bathyarchaeota archaeon genome, one window contains:
- the dnaK gene encoding molecular chaperone DnaK — protein sequence MSNVQSGEKVIGIDLGTTNSAAAIFEGGRASVIPSAEGPTMAGKMFPSVVAFTKDGQLLIGEPAKRQATANPQGTIFEVKRKMGTKEKLSVNGKEYSPQQISAFILQKIKKDAETYLGTPVKKAVITVPAHFDDNQRQATKDAGEIAGFEVMRIINEPTAACLAYGIDKLDKDMKILVFSFGGGTHDVTVMDFGKGVFQVLSTSGDTQLGGTDVDKAVMGYIIEEFKRQTGIDLSGDQMAQARLKEAAEKAKIELTTLMTTDIDLPFITSDASGPKHLHLTITRTKLESLAQPIVKQTEKTILKALEDAKLTPQGVDKIILMGGMTRMPLVQRFVEQILNKAPERGIDPMECVAIGASIQGAVLTGEVKDILLLDVTPLSLGVETMGGVFTKVIEKNTTIPTKRSQVFTTAADSQTAVTIHVLQGERQMASDNVSLGMFNLEGIPPAPRGVPQIEVTFDIDANGILNVSAKDRGTGKETKIRITASSKLSNEDKERMVKEAEQFSDQDKKKREEAELRNNADSLIYTAEKTKTDLADKIKDDQKGKIDTAVAALKDAMASNDMAKVKETSDALSKVLQEVGTVVYQQAAEQAKQQQAQTGPQAGDTGPESGQQNQNSSDDDKVVDSEDYNVK from the coding sequence ATGAGCAATGTTCAAAGTGGAGAAAAAGTTATAGGAATAGATTTAGGAACAACCAACAGCGCCGCAGCTATTTTTGAAGGTGGACGCGCCAGCGTAATCCCAAGCGCTGAAGGACCAACCATGGCGGGAAAAATGTTCCCATCCGTAGTTGCCTTCACAAAAGACGGACAACTACTAATAGGTGAACCCGCCAAACGCCAAGCTACGGCAAACCCCCAAGGAACAATTTTTGAAGTAAAACGCAAAATGGGCACCAAAGAAAAACTTTCCGTAAACGGGAAAGAGTACAGCCCCCAGCAGATCAGCGCGTTTATTTTGCAGAAAATCAAAAAAGACGCTGAAACCTACTTGGGCACGCCCGTCAAAAAAGCGGTCATAACAGTTCCCGCGCACTTTGACGACAACCAGCGACAAGCCACCAAAGACGCAGGCGAAATCGCAGGTTTTGAAGTCATGCGCATCATCAACGAACCCACCGCCGCGTGCCTCGCGTATGGAATCGACAAGCTTGATAAGGACATGAAAATTTTGGTGTTCAGCTTCGGAGGCGGCACCCACGACGTTACGGTCATGGACTTTGGCAAAGGCGTCTTCCAAGTTCTAAGCACCAGCGGCGACACGCAACTGGGCGGAACCGACGTAGACAAAGCAGTCATGGGCTACATCATCGAAGAGTTCAAACGCCAAACAGGCATCGACCTCTCAGGCGACCAAATGGCACAAGCCAGACTAAAAGAAGCCGCCGAGAAAGCCAAAATCGAACTCACCACACTCATGACCACCGACATCGACCTGCCCTTCATCACCTCCGACGCATCAGGACCCAAACACCTGCACCTCACCATAACCCGAACAAAACTCGAATCCCTTGCCCAACCCATCGTGAAGCAAACCGAAAAAACCATCCTCAAAGCCCTTGAAGATGCCAAACTCACCCCCCAAGGCGTGGACAAAATCATCTTGATGGGCGGTATGACCCGTATGCCTTTGGTGCAACGTTTTGTCGAGCAAATTCTAAATAAGGCTCCTGAGCGCGGTATTGACCCCATGGAGTGTGTTGCGATTGGCGCATCAATTCAGGGCGCAGTTCTAACAGGCGAAGTCAAAGACATCCTGCTGCTTGACGTCACGCCCTTATCATTGGGTGTTGAAACCATGGGCGGCGTATTCACCAAGGTCATTGAGAAGAACACTACCATACCCACCAAGAGAAGCCAAGTCTTCACCACCGCCGCGGACTCCCAAACCGCCGTAACCATCCACGTCCTCCAAGGCGAACGCCAAATGGCATCAGACAACGTCTCGCTGGGCATGTTCAACTTAGAAGGCATCCCACCCGCGCCCCGAGGAGTCCCCCAAATCGAAGTCACCTTCGACATCGACGCCAACGGCATACTCAACGTTAGCGCCAAAGACCGCGGCACAGGCAAGGAAACTAAAATCCGCATCACCGCTTCAAGCAAACTCTCTAACGAAGACAAGGAACGCATGGTCAAAGAAGCCGAGCAATTCTCCGATCAAGACAAGAAGAAACGCGAAGAAGCCGAACTGCGAAACAACGCCGACAGCCTAATTTACACCGCAGAGAAAACCAAAACCGACCTTGCAGACAAAATAAAAGACGACCAAAAAGGCAAAATCGACACCGCCGTCGCTGCGCTCAAAGACGCAATGGCAAGCAATGACATGGCAAAAGTCAAGGAAACCTCTGACGCATTAAGCAAGGTTCTGCAGGAAGTCGGCACCGTCGTCTACCAGCAAGCAGCCGAGCAAGCAAAACAACAGCAAGCCCAAACAGGGCCTCAAGCAGGCGATACAGGACCAGAGTCGGGACAGCAAAACCAAAACTCCTCTGACGACGACAAAGTAGTTGACTCTGAAGACTATAACGTCAAGTAG